In Trueperaceae bacterium, a single genomic region encodes these proteins:
- a CDS encoding adenine nucleotide alpha hydrolase, translating into MTDGANPIENAKKRLEANLIEIENVAVALSGGVDSTTLAHHAQQALGSAALMIHAISPAVPREATERVRRLATEEGWNLKVIDAGEFSDPRYLANPIDRCFFCKTNLYGAMAEHTDAQLLSGANLDDLKDFRPGLTAAQEYGVRHPLVEAEIDXXTVRLLAKXAGLEEVAELDSAPCLSSRIQTGIYVTAERLGLIDEVERRMKAELGTGTTIRCRILPQKIEIQLDDHSLNRIQPQWKELVIEIATIGSQYGVDQPILLAPYRRGSAFSQPPVHVT; encoded by the coding sequence ATGACTGACGGAGCCAATCCCATTGAAAATGCCAAGAAACGTCTCGAAGCAAACCTAATAGAAATTGAAAATGTGGCAGTAGCACTGAGTGGAGGGGTCGACAGTACGACACTTGCACATCATGCACAACAGGCCCTTGGCTCTGCTGCTCTTATGATCCACGCGATTTCGCCTGCCGTACCACGAGAAGCCACCGAGCGGGTGCGTCGCCTCGCCACTGAAGAGGGCTGGAATCTAAAGGTGATCGATGCTGGTGAGTTTAGTGACCCTCGCTACCTCGCGAACCCAATTGACCGTTGCTTCTTCTGTAAGACCAATCTTTACGGGGCGATGGCTGAACACACGGATGCTCAATTACTTTCTGGCGCCAATTTGGATGATCTCAAAGATTTTCGTCCTGGGCTAACCGCAGCGCAGGAATACGGCGTAAGGCACCCGCTGGTCGAAGCNGAGATTGACAANNTAACAGTNCGACTCCTTGCAAAACANGCTGGNCTTGAAGAGGTTGCTGAACTTGACTCAGCCCCTTGTTTGTCAAGCCGTATTCAAACCGGTATCTACGTTACTGCAGAACGGTTAGGTCTAATTGATGAGGTGGAACGCCGAATGAAGGCTGAACTTGGTACTGGCACCACCATCCGTTGTAGGATCCTCCCTCAAAAAATCGAGATCCAACTTGATGATCACTCCTTGAATCGCATTCAACCCCAATGGAAAGAATTGGTAATTGAAATCGCTACGATTGGAAGTCAATATGGTGTCGATCAACCTATACTATTAGCCCCTTACCGCC
- a CDS encoding aldo/keto reductase, whose translation MISKYPFGETAHKSTRTLFGAAALGNVTQDEADRTLELILEYGINHIDTAASYGNAEIRIGPWMREHRKTFFLATKTGERTYKAARDEIHRSLERMRVDFIDLIQLHNLVNLDEWEVAMGPDGALKAAIEARDQGIVRFIGVTGHGLTVAARHLQSLKHFEFDSVLLPYNYIMAKNPQYLSDFEKLYAMCTKRGVAIQTIKTLLRRPWGERLQNRATWYQPLEDQESIDTAVHWALGHERIFLNTVGDIHLLPLVLNAASRYRIPKTDEAMENVLKGRQLEPLFTE comes from the coding sequence ATGATCTCAAAATACCCCTTTGGTGAGACTGCACACAAAAGTACTCGCACATTATTCGGTGCAGCAGCCCTAGGGAACGTAACGCAAGACGAAGCTGACAGAACCCTTGAACTAATACTCGAATACGGCATAAACCACATCGATACGGCAGCTAGTTACGGAAATGCTGAGATTCGCATCGGACCATGGATGCGAGAACACCGCAAGACCTTTTTTCTTGCCACCAAAACGGGAGAACGAACCTACAAAGCAGCTCGCGATGAAATCCATCGATCACTTGAACGCATGAGAGTCGACTTTATTGACCTCATCCAGCTCCACAACCTAGTCAATTTAGACGAGTGGGAAGTAGCTATGGGCCCCGACGGAGCCCTAAAAGCAGCAATAGAGGCGCGAGACCAGGGAATCGTTAGATTCATTGGCGTAACGGGTCATGGCCTAACTGTAGCAGCCCGTCATCTACAAAGCCTCAAGCACTTCGAATTCGACTCAGTACTATTGCCATACAACTACATCATGGCAAAAAACCCACAATACCTGAGTGACTTTGAAAAGCTATATGCCATGTGCACAAAACGCGGAGTCGCGATACAAACCATAAAGACTTTACTTCGGCGGCCTTGGGGTGAAAGACTCCAAAACCGAGCAACCTGGTATCAACCATTGGAAGACCAAGAATCAATTGACACTGCCGTACATTGGGCACTTGGTCATGAAAGAATATTTCTTAACACAGTTGGTGACATCCATTTACTCCCCTTAGTACTCAATGCTGCCTCCCGGTACAGAATTCCTAAAACGGATGAAGCAATGGAAAACGTCCTTAAGGGCCGGCAATTAGAGCCCTTATTTACGGAATAA
- a CDS encoding ABC transporter permease, with translation MISYIIRRLVYMAVLLVMLSFVSFLIIQLPPGDYLTTYLQQLEARRIVVTEDMRQQLVDRYGLGDPFIIQYVNWAKGLLVGDFGESFLMDRPVASVVGTRLALSVTISLSTLFLVYLIAIPIGIYSATHQNSIGDYIVTVLGFLGLATPNFLLALILMFLALNFFGWSPGGLFSREYIAADWSWGKVVDLMKHLPVPLIVIGTAGTAEIIRILRGSLLDELNKQYVVTARTKGLDERRLLIRYPVRVALNPIMSTVGYLLPAIVSGAALTAIVLSLPTIGPLLLQALKAQDMYLAGAIIMLLSALGLVGTLISDMLLVILDPRIRFEVQG, from the coding sequence TTGATTAGTTACATAATTCGCCGCTTAGTTTATATGGCTGTTTTGCTGGTCATGCTTTCTTTTGTTAGCTTTTTGATCATTCAGTTGCCTCCTGGTGACTACTTAACTACGTACCTGCAGCAACTCGAAGCACGGAGGATCGTAGTTACAGAGGATATGAGGCAACAGCTTGTCGACCGTTATGGTCTTGGTGATCCCTTTATTATTCAGTATGTTAATTGGGCTAAGGGTCTCTTAGTAGGAGATTTTGGCGAGTCTTTCTTGATGGACAGGCCTGTCGCCTCAGTAGTGGGTACGCGCTTGGCCTTATCAGTTACGATATCGCTCTCTACTTTGTTTCTGGTTTATCTCATAGCCATCCCTATAGGTATTTACTCCGCTACTCACCAGAACTCTATCGGGGACTATATAGTTACCGTTCTAGGCTTTCTCGGGCTAGCCACACCCAATTTCTTATTGGCGTTGATCCTGATGTTCCTCGCTTTGAACTTCTTTGGTTGGAGCCCCGGCGGGTTGTTCTCGCGGGAATACATAGCTGCTGATTGGAGTTGGGGTAAGGTCGTTGACCTTATGAAACACCTACCAGTTCCTCTTATCGTGATTGGTACCGCTGGGACAGCTGAGATCATTCGTATTCTTCGCGGGTCGCTCCTCGATGAGCTTAATAAACAATACGTTGTAACTGCTCGCACCAAGGGTCTGGATGAAAGGCGACTTTTAATTAGGTATCCAGTCAGAGTGGCGTTAAATCCAATCATGAGTACCGTCGGTTACCTACTCCCAGCAATAGTGTCGGGAGCTGCTCTAACAGCTATCGTGCTGAGCCTACCCACAATAGGCCCGTTGTTACTCCAGGCATTAAAGGCTCAGGACATGTATCTAGCTGGTGCCATTATCATGCTGCTAAGTGCTCTCGGTCTAGTTGGAACTCTTATTTCCGATATGCTCCTGGTGATCCTTGACCCGAGGATTCGATTCGAAGTGCAGGGATGA
- a CDS encoding oxidase, which yields MTQSNRSMDANYDPSPGKRNPHKWGYTDTRFEFDGDTTVRLTGDRYPLAGYALPAFVPFVEEMLGISVRREDLQEENYDTEIPTANLSEEFITSLLKVMDSNQVSQDDRDRLIHSHGQLSVDEVYRILYRDALKRVVDLVVYPETDQDVQALIELAGQWDVVLIPYGGGTNVSGALTVPREERRTVVSVDMRQMDKILWIDEENGQAHVQAGISGKALEAALGAKGYTSGHDPDSVELSTLGGWIATNASGMKKNRYGNIEDIVIEATLITPAGIIETHQVTPRNAIGIQPRLLLFGNEGNFGIVTRAVIKIHPLPEVQAYGSLVFPTFERGVEFLYELRRSGGLPASIRLVNNNEFRFGRALRGEETLWASLQGRLQSFVLFQLKGYDPKKMVACTILMEGNAAEVKQQRRTIFPLARRFGGLSGGSSGGKRGYMLTFGIAYIRDFFSQFQILGETFETSVPWNRIHDVTRSVKEELGKQALEHGIRGRPYLAYRVTQTYHTGVCIYFTMGFSGVGLQDPDKVYHQVEQRLRQVILDNGGSLSHHHGVGKIRQKFLPQIQTEGSTAVLRQVKNAVDPKNIFAVRNGTFD from the coding sequence GTGACCCAAAGTAACCGTTCTATGGATGCAAATTACGACCCATCGCCTGGAAAGCGTAACCCACACAAGTGGGGGTATACAGATACCCGCTTTGAGTTTGATGGAGATACTACGGTTCGTTTAACGGGAGATCGGTATCCCTTGGCAGGATACGCGCTGCCGGCGTTTGTTCCATTTGTTGAAGAGATGTTAGGCATTTCGGTTCGTCGAGAAGATCTACAGGAAGAAAATTACGATACTGAGATTCCTACAGCTAATTTATCAGAAGAATTTATAACTAGTCTTCTCAAGGTGATGGACTCTAATCAAGTGTCTCAGGATGACCGAGACCGCCTGATTCATAGCCATGGGCAACTTAGTGTTGATGAGGTTTATCGGATCCTTTATCGAGACGCTCTTAAACGGGTTGTTGATCTAGTGGTTTACCCTGAGACCGACCAGGATGTACAAGCGCTTATTGAGTTGGCTGGTCAGTGGGACGTTGTTCTGATCCCCTACGGTGGTGGTACTAATGTAAGTGGTGCCTTGACAGTCCCCCGCGAGGAGCGCAGGACCGTAGTTTCTGTCGACATGAGGCAAATGGATAAGATCCTCTGGATCGATGAAGAGAATGGCCAGGCACATGTTCAAGCCGGTATTTCTGGCAAGGCATTAGAGGCGGCTCTTGGTGCCAAAGGCTACACTTCGGGACACGATCCAGATAGTGTTGAACTATCCACTTTGGGTGGCTGGATTGCTACAAACGCTAGTGGCATGAAGAAGAACCGTTACGGAAATATTGAAGACATCGTCATAGAAGCTACTTTAATTACACCAGCAGGCATTATTGAGACTCATCAAGTGACCCCGCGAAATGCAATCGGAATACAACCACGTTTACTCTTATTCGGCAACGAAGGTAATTTTGGGATTGTGACCCGAGCAGTGATTAAGATTCATCCTCTGCCTGAAGTGCAGGCGTATGGGTCACTAGTTTTTCCTACGTTTGAGCGCGGCGTTGAATTCCTTTACGAGTTACGAAGGTCTGGTGGATTGCCCGCTAGCATTCGGTTAGTGAACAACAATGAATTCCGGTTCGGCCGGGCTCTACGTGGCGAAGAGACCCTTTGGGCTAGTCTCCAGGGACGTCTCCAGAGTTTTGTTCTCTTCCAACTAAAAGGGTACGACCCAAAGAAAATGGTGGCCTGTACGATCTTAATGGAAGGCAATGCTGCAGAGGTAAAACAGCAACGGAGGACAATCTTTCCACTAGCACGTCGTTTTGGTGGTCTCAGCGGAGGCTCTAGTGGAGGTAAACGTGGATACATGCTTACATTCGGTATTGCTTACATTCGCGATTTTTTTAGTCAGTTTCAGATTTTAGGGGAAACTTTCGAAACGTCGGTTCCTTGGAACCGCATTCATGATGTCACTAGATCAGTAAAAGAGGAGCTGGGTAAACAGGCGCTAGAGCACGGTATTAGAGGACGCCCTTACTTAGCTTATCGTGTTACCCAGACGTACCACACAGGCGTCTGCATCTACTTTACTATGGGGTTTAGTGGAGTCGGTTTACAGGATCCCGATAAGGTGTATCACCAGGTCGAGCAGCGCCTCCGTCAAGTAATTCTTGATAACGGAGGTTCCCTTTCTCATCATCATGGCGTTGGTAAGATACGGCAGAAGTTCTTGCCACAGATTCAGACAGAAGGTAGTACCGCAGTGCTTCGTCAGGTAAAGAATGCCGTTGATCCAAAGAATATCTTTGCTGTTCGTAATGGCACCTTCGACTAA
- a CDS encoding fatty acid desaturase — protein sequence MEVTTTKQLTGENFRDGSYSQLKSRVQRLGLLKKQPGFLTVRILSNLALLLLSLTVLLISDNIWLQVANAAFMAFVFGQIGFVAHDTGHRQAYGSPATNDLVGMLHANLLLGMSQGWWVRKHNRHHANPNHSDLDPDIGMVIMAFTEEDALAKRGFNRFMVRYQAIFLFPLLLFEGLSLRIGSLLFVMRHRSRYRALEIVLILLNLVWFTGVIFFALGAAKGLLFIVIQQALFGFYMGSVFAPNHKGMPVVSQKEEPDFLHLQVLTARNIHPHPLTDYWYGGLNYQIEHHLFPGLARNRLKQAREVVMTFCQENNISYYSTSILGSYREILSSYHRVSAPLRRSSRPTNNLAPK from the coding sequence ATCGAGGTCACGACTACTAAACAACTCACCGGAGAAAACTTTCGTGATGGCAGCTACTCACAACTCAAAAGTAGAGTGCAACGGCTTGGACTCCTTAAGAAACAACCTGGTTTCTTAACTGTGCGAATACTTAGTAACCTTGCACTTCTCCTCCTAAGTTTAACTGTTCTTTTGATCTCGGATAACATTTGGCTTCAAGTTGCCAACGCAGCATTTATGGCATTCGTCTTTGGGCAAATAGGGTTTGTAGCTCATGACACTGGCCACCGCCAGGCTTACGGTTCACCAGCTACTAACGACCTCGTAGGCATGCTACATGCAAATTTATTGCTGGGCATGAGTCAAGGGTGGTGGGTCAGAAAACATAACCGCCACCACGCTAACCCGAACCATAGTGATCTTGACCCCGACATCGGCATGGTCATTATGGCGTTCACCGAAGAAGATGCCCTCGCAAAACGTGGTTTTAACCGCTTTATGGTTCGCTACCAGGCCATTTTCCTATTCCCGCTACTCCTTTTCGAGGGACTCAGCCTTCGGATTGGTAGTCTACTTTTCGTGATGCGGCATAGGTCACGATATCGGGCATTAGAAATAGTTCTCATATTGCTGAATTTAGTTTGGTTTACAGGAGTGATTTTCTTTGCGCTGGGGGCAGCTAAGGGACTGTTGTTCATCGTAATTCAACAAGCTCTATTTGGGTTTTACATGGGTTCAGTTTTTGCTCCCAATCATAAGGGAATGCCAGTAGTCAGCCAAAAAGAAGAACCTGATTTCCTGCACCTGCAGGTACTTACTGCTCGTAATATCCACCCACACCCACTGACGGATTACTGGTATGGAGGTCTCAATTATCAAATTGAGCACCATCTGTTTCCCGGCTTAGCCCGTAATCGGCTAAAACAGGCTCGTGAAGTTGTCATGACTTTCTGCCAGGAGAATAATATTTCCTACTATTCGACAAGCATTCTTGGTTCTTATAGGGAAATTCTATCGTCCTATCACCGAGTCAGCGCACCCCTACGCCGTAGCTCAAGACCAACGAACAACTTAGCCCCAAAATAG
- a CDS encoding cold-shock protein, with protein MVTGKVKWFSDEKGFGFIEQGEGEPDVFVHFSAIQGDGFRSLNEGDEVEFEVEQGQKGLQAANVTVTNAAPRAERY; from the coding sequence ATGGTTACAGGAAAAGTAAAATGGTTTAGTGACGAAAAAGGTTTTGGTTTTATAGAACAGGGTGAAGGCGAGCCGGATGTCTTTGTTCACTTCTCAGCCATCCAAGGTGACGGCTTCCGAAGTCTTAACGAGGGCGACGAGGTTGAATTCGAGGTTGAACAGGGCCAAAAGGGCCTGCAAGCAGCTAACGTGACAGTTACCAACGCTGCCCCGCGCGCTGAACGTTACTAA
- a CDS encoding peptide ABC transporter permease has protein sequence MTSNANEANSIPSLKETEAEERYYMASSWALMRRRFSKHKLAVFGVVVLSIAYVLAIFAGFFSTADPAYRHKKHLFAPPTAIRIIHDGKLHRPFVYGLKSSRHPVTRANMFELDKEQIHPLKVFVTGYEYSVLGLFSSRIHLLGVEDPGVIFLFGTESLGRDMFSRVLHGARVSLSIGLVGVFLSFILGSLLGGLSGYFGGWVDMFLQRVIEFLQSIPTLPLWMGLAAAVPITWPQTRTYFMITIILSILGWTGLARVVRGKLLQLRNEDYVMAAQVYGASDIRIITRHLLPGFMSYLIVHLTLAIPYMILGETALSFLGIGLRPPAVTWGVMLQQAQNVRTVVMSPWLLLPGLCVVIVVLCFNFVGDGLRDAADPYK, from the coding sequence ATGACTAGTAACGCTAACGAAGCCAACTCGATTCCCAGCCTTAAAGAAACCGAAGCAGAAGAACGTTACTACATGGCTTCCAGCTGGGCATTAATGCGCCGCCGATTTTCGAAGCACAAGTTGGCGGTATTCGGCGTGGTTGTCCTCTCGATCGCCTACGTGTTAGCTATTTTTGCGGGTTTCTTTTCTACGGCTGATCCTGCTTACCGGCATAAGAAACACTTGTTCGCGCCACCTACGGCAATTCGAATCATTCATGACGGTAAACTTCATCGACCCTTCGTGTATGGCCTGAAAAGTTCAAGGCATCCGGTGACACGTGCAAATATGTTCGAGCTGGATAAAGAACAGATCCATCCATTGAAGGTTTTTGTGACGGGTTACGAATACAGTGTTCTTGGTTTGTTTTCAAGTCGAATTCATCTTTTGGGTGTGGAGGATCCTGGGGTTATTTTCTTGTTTGGAACTGAGAGTCTTGGCCGCGATATGTTCTCGCGAGTTCTTCACGGCGCTAGAGTTTCTCTATCCATTGGTCTTGTAGGTGTTTTTCTCAGCTTTATCCTTGGTTCTCTCCTAGGCGGTTTATCAGGTTATTTTGGTGGCTGGGTCGATATGTTTTTGCAGCGCGTGATTGAATTCTTACAATCGATACCAACCCTCCCGCTTTGGATGGGACTTGCTGCTGCTGTTCCCATTACTTGGCCACAGACGCGAACCTATTTCATGATCACCATTATCCTATCAATCCTGGGTTGGACTGGCCTGGCACGGGTCGTTCGAGGAAAACTACTGCAACTTCGTAACGAGGATTACGTTATGGCGGCCCAAGTGTATGGAGCTTCAGATATCCGCATAATTACGCGGCACTTGCTTCCAGGGTTCATGAGTTATCTCATTGTTCATCTAACGTTAGCTATTCCTTACATGATCCTTGGTGAAACAGCACTATCGTTTCTAGGTATTGGCTTGCGGCCCCCGGCCGTTACTTGGGGAGTGATGTTGCAGCAGGCTCAGAACGTACGTACTGTGGTAATGAGCCCATGGCTTCTTTTGCCAGGTTTATGTGTCGTGATCGTGGTGCTTTGCTTTAATTTCGTAGGTGACGGTCTTCGTGACGCCGCCGATCCATACAAGTAA
- a CDS encoding glucose-6-phosphate isomerase produces the protein MNPTTLPAWDALVKHAKDAEALCMRHLFEENPHRFDHFSVTVEEILVDYSKNLVNEETMRLLFQLAKESNIQNATKAMFAGKPINTTENRPVLHVALRNRTNRPIKVDGKDVMPEVNRVLDNMRRFSTEVRDGTWRGYSGKPIQDVVNIGIGGSDLGPKMVTTALTPYGGNLQVHFVSNVDSSDIIETLKKVNPETTLFLVASKTFTTEETMTNAATARAWLLTNAPNEDAVEKHFAALSTNRSAVEEFGINLENMFEFWDWVGGRYSLCSAIGLSIALFIGMDAFEELLEGAHQVDEHFYHAPLEKNAPVILAMLGIWYNNFLDAQTHAILAYDHYLEHFSNYFQQGDMESNGKRTNLEGDLVDVATGPVIWGQPGTNGQHAFYQLIHQGTKLVPCDFLAGAVSHNPLRDHHEKLLANFFAQTEALMTGRTPKETQAELIAEGITGDSLQLLTAAKSFEGNRPTNSLLYRQLTPKTLGSLIAIYEHKIFVQGVVWGVNSFDQMGVELGKHLAKTVQSELKGPTLVTGHDSSTNGLINRYKTLRDS, from the coding sequence ATGAACCCCACTACTCTCCCAGCTTGGGACGCCCTTGTAAAACATGCAAAGGACGCTGAAGCGTTGTGCATGCGACATCTCTTTGAAGAAAACCCTCATCGCTTCGATCACTTTTCTGTCACCGTAGAAGAGATACTTGTTGACTATTCTAAAAACCTTGTCAACGAGGAAACGATGCGCTTGCTTTTTCAACTCGCGAAAGAATCTAATATTCAGAATGCCACGAAAGCAATGTTCGCCGGTAAACCGATCAACACTACTGAAAACCGACCAGTTCTGCATGTAGCGTTAAGAAATCGAACCAACCGACCAATCAAAGTTGATGGAAAAGATGTAATGCCGGAAGTGAATCGAGTGCTCGACAATATGCGACGCTTTAGTACAGAAGTGCGGGATGGAACATGGCGTGGCTATAGTGGTAAGCCTATACAAGACGTCGTAAATATTGGTATCGGTGGCTCAGACCTAGGACCAAAGATGGTGACAACCGCATTGACTCCATACGGCGGGAACTTACAGGTCCATTTTGTATCTAATGTAGACAGCTCGGACATTATTGAGACTCTTAAAAAGGTGAATCCGGAAACTACACTATTCTTGGTAGCATCCAAAACATTTACCACTGAGGAAACAATGACCAATGCAGCAACTGCACGAGCCTGGTTACTAACTAATGCTCCCAATGAAGACGCGGTTGAGAAGCACTTTGCAGCCCTGTCAACCAATCGCAGTGCGGTTGAAGAATTCGGAATTAACCTGGAAAACATGTTTGAATTCTGGGACTGGGTCGGAGGTCGCTATTCGCTGTGTTCGGCCATCGGACTGTCAATTGCATTGTTCATAGGTATGGATGCCTTTGAGGAACTGCTTGAGGGTGCACATCAGGTCGACGAACACTTTTATCACGCTCCCTTAGAAAAGAACGCACCAGTTATCTTAGCCATGCTAGGTATCTGGTACAACAACTTCCTCGATGCACAAACCCACGCTATTTTGGCTTATGACCATTATCTCGAGCACTTCTCTAACTACTTCCAGCAGGGAGACATGGAGTCTAACGGCAAGCGGACCAACCTAGAGGGGGATTTAGTGGATGTTGCTACAGGTCCCGTCATCTGGGGTCAACCAGGAACTAACGGTCAGCACGCCTTTTACCAACTAATCCATCAGGGGACCAAGCTAGTTCCCTGCGATTTCCTTGCAGGTGCAGTCAGTCACAACCCACTTAGAGATCATCATGAGAAGCTCCTAGCTAACTTTTTTGCTCAAACCGAGGCGCTAATGACAGGACGTACACCAAAGGAGACTCAAGCTGAACTAATAGCCGAAGGAATAACCGGCGATAGTCTTCAACTACTTACAGCTGCTAAATCGTTTGAAGGTAATCGACCTACAAATTCTTTACTATATCGACAACTTACACCTAAGACGTTAGGTTCGTTGATTGCGATTTATGAACACAAGATATTCGTTCAGGGAGTGGTATGGGGAGTAAATTCGTTTGACCAGATGGGTGTGGAACTCGGTAAACACCTTGCTAAGACAGTACAGTCGGAACTTAAAGGTCCTACTCTGGTAACAGGTCATGACAGCTCAACTAATGGCCTAATAAACCGTTACAAGACCCTACGTGACAGCTGA
- a CDS encoding hydroxyacid dehydrogenase produces MSKKPTVLLSPHFRTIDEIFDPIDLKRLASFSHIAWGRDEPLPEDKFDILLPDTWAYVSTRHAPYSGGMNSERLARAPKLRALIEVSGGFPGGIDYAECFKRGIRVLSCAPAFGPQVAEMALGMAIAGGRGLVTEHEAFRQGNEVWQSDLPERDFSLYGKDVGFVGFGSLARNLLPLLQPFGVCVRAFDPWLPDTAVTKLGCIPASLDEVLSESRVVFVLAVPTPTNRGLLSREKLRLLQRNALLLLISRSHLVDFDALTELLQEGCFQAAIDVFPEEPHFPADHPIRKVPGVILSAHRAASIRLERRAIGRMVVDDLELMARGLPPTQLQVAEPELIQLRGKAS; encoded by the coding sequence ATGTCTAAAAAACCAACTGTCTTGCTATCCCCTCATTTCCGTACCATAGATGAGATTTTCGACCCGATAGACCTTAAGCGTCTTGCTTCATTCAGTCACATAGCGTGGGGTCGTGATGAACCTCTTCCAGAAGATAAGTTCGACATCCTTCTACCGGACACTTGGGCTTATGTGAGCACTCGTCACGCTCCGTACTCAGGCGGAATGAACTCTGAAAGGCTGGCCAGAGCCCCGAAACTCCGGGCGCTCATAGAGGTATCCGGGGGATTCCCTGGAGGCATCGACTATGCCGAGTGCTTTAAGCGTGGAATACGTGTCCTTAGTTGCGCGCCCGCCTTCGGCCCACAGGTCGCTGAGATGGCTCTTGGTATGGCAATAGCAGGTGGACGAGGCTTGGTCACTGAACACGAAGCGTTTCGACAAGGCAACGAAGTGTGGCAGAGTGACCTGCCTGAGAGGGACTTCAGTCTTTATGGCAAGGACGTGGGATTCGTCGGGTTTGGTTCACTCGCACGAAACCTATTACCTTTGTTGCAGCCCTTTGGCGTTTGTGTGCGCGCCTTCGACCCGTGGCTTCCTGATACTGCCGTAACTAAGCTTGGCTGCATACCAGCTAGTCTTGACGAGGTTCTCTCGGAAAGTCGAGTGGTATTTGTACTGGCCGTACCAACACCCACTAATCGAGGTTTGTTATCACGTGAGAAGCTTCGCTTGTTACAACGAAACGCCCTCCTCTTATTAATTAGCCGCTCGCACCTGGTAGATTTCGATGCCCTTACCGAGTTACTTCAAGAAGGCTGCTTCCAGGCTGCGATCGATGTCTTCCCTGAAGAACCCCACTTTCCAGCGGACCATCCAATCCGAAAGGTGCCAGGTGTAATCCTTTCTGCCCATAGGGCAGCTTCAATCCGCCTTGAACGCCGGGCTATCGGAAGGATGGTGGTGGACGACCTTGAACTCATGGCTCGTGGATTACCCCCAACGCAATTACAGGTTGCCGAACCGGAATTGATCCAGTTAAGAGGCAAAGCTTCCTAG
- a CDS encoding short chain dehydrogenase, with product MTRVTRVSGKTVVITGASSGLGAVLAHEFAVAGAKLVLFARREEELLVTADACEAVGAEVLIVPGDVVKPHDCATLVERTVDHFGSIDYLIANAGLSMWARFDEITNPGLFWELIETNYLGVVHCLMPALPHLVRNKGMIVAISSIQGEIGVPLHSGYVASKHAVQGLLKTLQMELEDTGVDILTVLPHWLRGTDLRHKALGADGLPIGNSSRSYSRESISLQVCSKAILQAVAQRRRKLVIPWKLRLLPWLEQIHPKLVEYIVGRAIKKQHD from the coding sequence TTGACGAGAGTGACGAGAGTTTCTGGTAAGACAGTAGTCATAACTGGTGCTTCGTCGGGCTTAGGCGCGGTTTTGGCACACGAGTTTGCTGTCGCTGGAGCTAAGCTAGTGCTTTTTGCCCGTCGTGAAGAGGAACTGCTGGTAACGGCAGACGCTTGTGAGGCTGTAGGAGCTGAGGTGCTGATCGTGCCCGGTGACGTCGTTAAACCCCATGATTGCGCAACTCTAGTCGAACGCACCGTAGATCATTTTGGCTCTATTGATTACCTTATTGCCAATGCGGGTTTGAGCATGTGGGCTCGTTTCGATGAGATAACTAACCCCGGTCTTTTCTGGGAACTTATCGAGACAAACTATTTAGGTGTGGTCCACTGTCTAATGCCAGCACTACCTCACTTAGTTCGTAATAAGGGGATGATTGTAGCGATCTCCTCAATCCAGGGTGAGATTGGTGTCCCACTTCACAGTGGTTACGTTGCCTCTAAGCATGCTGTTCAAGGACTCCTCAAAACCCTACAAATGGAGCTTGAAGACACAGGTGTTGATATTCTTACGGTACTCCCACACTGGCTGAGGGGGACGGATCTTCGCCATAAGGCCTTAGGTGCTGACGGTCTACCAATTGGTAATAGTTCACGTAGTTACAGTCGCGAGTCGATTTCGCTCCAAGTTTGTAGCAAAGCCATTCTGCAGGCAGTTGCCCAGCGGAGGAGAAAACTAGTAATCCCTTGGAAATTAAGGTTACTACCGTGGTTAGAACAGATCCATCCGAAGCTTGTTGAATATATTGTCGGCCGAGCAATCAAGAAACAGCACGATTAG